The genome window AATCGGCTGCAGCACGGTTCGGATTTGCTGTTTTGTTATAATTTCTTCTAATTCGGTATGTGTATCCATTTTCGCCTCCAGAAGCCACACTTCATCTTCCTATCCACTTTAATACACCATACTACATGCCCGCGCCGTTTTTGTTAGCGTTGCATTAAAATTGCGTTAACGCAACTTGCTGACAGGTCTTGTCTGCCGCAAGAGCGAATAAACTAATTATATTCGCTGCACTAGTGCATCAAGGAGGTTGCTATGGCTCACTTATCGATTCGGAACCGCCTATTAAGCGTGTTTCTCGTGCTTATCACTCTGACAATTGCCGCATTAGGCAGTTATTTTCTTTGGTATTTTCATCGTTATAACATCTCAAATCTTACGACGCATCTGGTAACACACGCCCATATCACAGAACAATTCGTCCGCGAATATCTCGGCGGCATCTATGACCGCCATAGCCTGGATAATAAAATCAAGGAAATCTCCACCAGTACAGCCATCCGCATCACCGTCATCGAGACAGACGGCACCGTATTGGCCGATTCCTGGGAAAATCCAAGCAGCATGGATAATCATCGCACTCGCCCGGAAGTCAGCTCAGCGCTAACCGGTCACCAGGACACCGCGACGCGTTACAGCAGCACACTGCAGCAAAATGCTTTGTATGTGGCCGTTCCTGTTTTTGATGCAACCAATCAGATTCGCGGCGTCGTACGTGTGTCAAGCACCTTGACCGCAGTCGATGCCGGATTTGCCGAGATACGCTCCGCTATTTTCACAGCGCTCTTTTTAACGCTCTGTCTGGCTAGTCTGATCAGCCTCCGTCTTGCCCGCCAATTCACGGCGCCGCTGGAATCGATGACCCGGCTGGCAAAAGAGATCGGCGCCGGCCACCTCGAGCAGCGCCTTCACATTCGCACCGGCGACGAATTGGAAGTTCTTGCGCATACGCTAAACAACTTGGCCTCAAACCTAGACGACACTTTGGCGGAGATCAAAGAAGAAAAGTCTAAACTGGAATTGATCCTTTCACACATGGATAACGGCCTTTTCCTGCTGGATCGCCAGGGGCGCATTACCAACGCCAATCGGAAAGCCAAAGAATTATTCAACCTTAAAGCCAGCATGCTCGGCCAACACAATTTGACCGTGCTTGGTTACAATCAATTCGACGTCGCACTGCGCAAGGTCGTCGCGGAGCATTGCTCCTTGACGCTTGATCTGCGAACCAGCGCCAAAGACGCGAATCGCTTTTTCCAAATCTTCCTCGGCCCGATCGAGTCGGAAAAAGGCGTTCAGGCGGTTCTGGCCGTTTTTCATGACATCACGGCTCTGAAAGAGTTGCAGGAGCGCCAAGCGGAATTCATCAACAATGCTTCCCACGAATTGGCCACGCCGCTTACTTCGATTAAAGGTTTCGCCGAAACGCTGCTCAGCGACGATCCGATCGATGCCGCCTTGCAGCAAAAATTTGTCCGTATTATCTTTAGTGAAGCGGAACGCATGCAACGCCTTGTTCAGGATTTGCTCCAGCTGGCACGCCTGCAACCCGAGGAATACCGCAAGCAGGTTTCCTTTCAAAATATTGAAATGACCGACTTATTGCACGAAGTCATTCAAGAATTTGCGCCCCGCTTTGCTAAAAAGGAGCTTCACTTCAGCAGCAATTGCGCAGAAGTTTCACCGTCTCCTGTTTGGGGACACGGCGATTATTTAAAACAGGTTTTGATCAACCTGCTTGATAACGCCTGCAAATACACCCCTTCCGGCGGACGGCTAACGCTTCATTGCAGTCAGGCCAATGAGCGCCTCTACATCGCACTAAAAGACAGCGGCATCGGCATTCAACAGCAACATTTGCCGCTCTTGCTTGACCGTTTCTATCGCGTCGACAAGAGCCGTTCCCGCCAGGAAGGCGGCACGGGCCTTGGCCTGTCGATTGTGAAATTCATCCTGGACTTGCACGACGGTACAATCGACTTCGTCAGCAAACCGGATGAAGGCACGACTGTCACAATCAGTCTGCCTTTGGCAACAAAGCAAGATCATACTGCTATTTAGGAGGACATCATTATGCCAAGCACTCACAAACGCGAAAGTCGCAAACATCTATTTCTCCGCTACTGTTTTCTTCAACTCGGTTCGATCCTGGCCGCCGCCGGTCTTGAATTTTTTCTGATTCCAAATCAGGTCATCGACGGCGGCGTGGTCGGCATTTCGATCATGTTGAGCTATCTTTTCCACCAACCGCTCAGTCTCTTTCTGCTGATCCTGAATCTTCCGTTTCTCTATCTTGGCTACAAACAAATCGGCATCTCTTTTGCCCTATCGACGCTCTTTTCGGTCATCAGCCTCTCGTATTGGGTCGCTGTCTTTCATCCGATTCCCGGACTTACGACGGATCTTTTTCTTGCCACGGTTTTTGGCGGCATCATTCTTGGCATCGGTGTCGGTTTGATCATTCGCTACGGCGGATCGCTGGACGGAACAGAGATCGTCGCCATTTTACTCGACAAACGCACCGGCTTTTCCGTCGGTGAAACGATACTCTTCATGAACCTGTTCATCTTGGCCAGCGCCGGCCTTGTCTTCGGCTGGGACAAGGCTATGTATTCACTGGTCGCTTATTTCATCGCCTTTAAGGTCATTGACGTTACGATCGAAGGTCTTGATGAGTCAAAGGGCGTTATGATCGTTACCGACGAACCAGAAGAAATCGCCGCTGCATTGATGGATCGCCTGGGACGCGGCGTCACCATCCTGCATGGTCAAGGCGGCTATAGCGGTGAGGCAAAAGAAGTATTGTATTCCGTCGTCACCCGCTTGGAAGTGGCTAAATTAAAATCAATCATTCACGAAAAAGACCCTTCCGCCTTCGTTACCATTCATGAAGTCCACGAAGTCCTCGGCGGGCGGGTGAAAAAGAAAGCCATCCATTAGAAAAGAGCGGACTTGCTATGGCAAGTCCGCTCTTTTCCCTTAAGGGTAATGCGACGCTAGAGTATTCGCTCCAAGAGCAGCGGCAATTCCTGGCGTGTCGTGACATAGTCGGCCTGAACCGCCAATTGTTTGTCATTAATCAAGTCGTCTGTCACCAGACACGTTTTAATCCCTAAGCATCCGGCAATCAGATCCTCTTCGACATCATTGCCGACCATTAGGCACTCTTCCGCCCGCCAACCCATCCGATCGATAATTTCCTGGTAATAGTCCGGATTCGGTTTACAAAAATGACTGTTTTCATAAACCGTCACCAACGGAAAAGCATAGGATTCTAATCCTGCCCAGACCAAGCGTTGTTGTGTCGCAAGACGCGGAAAAATCGGATTGGTCGCGATGACGGCTACGCCGCCTCTTTGCAGCACGATTTCTACCGCTTGGCGGGCTGCGACAGCGGGACGCGTGACCTTACGCAACTGCCAAAAAGCATTTTCATAAAAGTCCATGATCCGTGCAACGACCCGATCTGCCTGTGCGCCAAGCCCCGCAGTAAAATGCTTCATGAAGACCTCTTCATTGGTAAGTGACGAATCCTTGTCCTTGACCATAAGCGTGGTTGCAGTCAACAACTGCTCTATGACGACTTTAGGTTCCATGACTTCCTTGACATGGCTTCCTAAATAATGAAAATAGGTTTTGGCAAACTCCTCATTATTCATCGGCAGTAAGGTTCCGTCCAAATCAAATAAAACCTGTTTTATCATCCAAATCTCCTTCATCCAAACGATTCGTACGCTGCTCAGAGACAACGCTTCCTTTTAGAAAAATTCGTCATGCTGAACGGATCTTCCTTCCCGTAAAAAAAGAGCCTAAGGAAGATCGTTCCCTCGGCTCGCCGTAGCTTTTCCCTATTTTTACTGTTTACGCATACGCTGTCCCGTCGCGAGGTAAATCACCCATTCGCCTATGTTCGTCGCATGATCGGCCACGCGTTCGAGATAACGCGCCACGAATAAGAGTTGCGCGGCTTGCTGGATGTTCTTATGATCCTGCATCATGTAAGTGAGAAGTTCGCGAAAGACCTGCTGATAAATGGCATCCACTTCATCATCGGCCGCGCATACCTCTGCGGCCAGCTGCGTGTCAAGCTCTATATAAGCACGCAGCGAATCCTTGACCATCTTGCGTGCGCTGTCCGCCATGCGCGGAATATCAACGAGAGGCTTAATCAGCGGCTGACCGATCACCTCCAATGTTATCTTCGCAATATCAAAGGCATGATCGCCGACCCGTTCCAGATCCGTGGCGATTTTGAGTCCGGTTGCTACGATCCGAAGATCCATCGCGAGCGGCTGCTGTCTGGCAATCAGCATCATGCACTTGTCTTCAATATCCTTTTCCATCTCATCAATCGCATCATCGCCCGCCATGATCTGTCTGGCCAGGCCCTCATCCTGCGTACTCAGCGCTTTTACGGCGCCGCCGATCGCTTTTTCCACCCGGTTCCCCATATCGAGGATTTCCTGGCGCAACGCTTCCAGATCATTTTGATAATGCTGACGTACACCGCTTACGTTCATGACCGCTCCTCCTTAACCAAATCGTCCGGTAATATAATCTTCCGTGCGCTTATCTTGCGGGCGCGTAAACACAGCATCCGTATCATCATGCTCCACCATCTCGCCGTTAAGAAAGAACGCCGTGCGATCCG of Azotosporobacter soli contains these proteins:
- a CDS encoding sensor histidine kinase: MAHLSIRNRLLSVFLVLITLTIAALGSYFLWYFHRYNISNLTTHLVTHAHITEQFVREYLGGIYDRHSLDNKIKEISTSTAIRITVIETDGTVLADSWENPSSMDNHRTRPEVSSALTGHQDTATRYSSTLQQNALYVAVPVFDATNQIRGVVRVSSTLTAVDAGFAEIRSAIFTALFLTLCLASLISLRLARQFTAPLESMTRLAKEIGAGHLEQRLHIRTGDELEVLAHTLNNLASNLDDTLAEIKEEKSKLELILSHMDNGLFLLDRQGRITNANRKAKELFNLKASMLGQHNLTVLGYNQFDVALRKVVAEHCSLTLDLRTSAKDANRFFQIFLGPIESEKGVQAVLAVFHDITALKELQERQAEFINNASHELATPLTSIKGFAETLLSDDPIDAALQQKFVRIIFSEAERMQRLVQDLLQLARLQPEEYRKQVSFQNIEMTDLLHEVIQEFAPRFAKKELHFSSNCAEVSPSPVWGHGDYLKQVLINLLDNACKYTPSGGRLTLHCSQANERLYIALKDSGIGIQQQHLPLLLDRFYRVDKSRSRQEGGTGLGLSIVKFILDLHDGTIDFVSKPDEGTTVTISLPLATKQDHTAI
- a CDS encoding YitT family protein, yielding MPSTHKRESRKHLFLRYCFLQLGSILAAAGLEFFLIPNQVIDGGVVGISIMLSYLFHQPLSLFLLILNLPFLYLGYKQIGISFALSTLFSVISLSYWVAVFHPIPGLTTDLFLATVFGGIILGIGVGLIIRYGGSLDGTEIVAILLDKRTGFSVGETILFMNLFILASAGLVFGWDKAMYSLVAYFIAFKVIDVTIEGLDESKGVMIVTDEPEEIAAALMDRLGRGVTILHGQGGYSGEAKEVLYSVVTRLEVAKLKSIIHEKDPSAFVTIHEVHEVLGGRVKKKAIH
- a CDS encoding HAD family hydrolase, which produces MIKQVLFDLDGTLLPMNNEEFAKTYFHYLGSHVKEVMEPKVVIEQLLTATTLMVKDKDSSLTNEEVFMKHFTAGLGAQADRVVARIMDFYENAFWQLRKVTRPAVAARQAVEIVLQRGGVAVIATNPIFPRLATQQRLVWAGLESYAFPLVTVYENSHFCKPNPDYYQEIIDRMGWRAEECLMVGNDVEEDLIAGCLGIKTCLVTDDLINDKQLAVQADYVTTRQELPLLLERIL
- the phoU gene encoding phosphate signaling complex protein PhoU, whose product is MNVSGVRQHYQNDLEALRQEILDMGNRVEKAIGGAVKALSTQDEGLARQIMAGDDAIDEMEKDIEDKCMMLIARQQPLAMDLRIVATGLKIATDLERVGDHAFDIAKITLEVIGQPLIKPLVDIPRMADSARKMVKDSLRAYIELDTQLAAEVCAADDEVDAIYQQVFRELLTYMMQDHKNIQQAAQLLFVARYLERVADHATNIGEWVIYLATGQRMRKQ